Below is a window of Humulus lupulus chromosome 2, drHumLupu1.1, whole genome shotgun sequence DNA.
aagctctgcagtctggggccccccacgacatgataatgcacggggacctaccgaccaacgtaggccaccctctaacgctcgggaagttccagcctgaggaggcaaccgaggggatagtcggtcccaccatagccaatcaaggttcagagatggccatggttacaaggaggccgactcaggcagaggaaatgtcggtcagagaaatgaagaaagaggtgggggcagaagcccaccacctagggaaaACCAACCAGAGTgacgtaacgctggggggcagcccatacaaaataacgtctttaaccggctcggagcaagggagcaacggcgaagagacgaagacttaagggatgtactcaacgaccgctggGAACGACACAATGAGTgcattcccccagcagcagaggccccggaGATTCCTGAcaccgtgcaagcccaaatagatgccctgaaccaggcagtgcaacagctggtcgggagaaggacgtctcatatcgagtacgacagaaGAAGGgacactcctttcgttcaaaggatagctgtagcagaaactcccagcaagtttaagatgcccacgcttccgaactttgacgggtatggtgacccggtatctcatgtcaacaagtttaagatacagatggacatttagaaagtgtctgaagacgctcggtgcaggatctttcctgcaacactttctgatgctacacaggagtggtttttcaaattccctcctgcaagtattgtttcttgggagatgttcgtaaatgaattttacggacaattctatgtgggtcgtgtgcacccaactgaggcgaatcagCTGGTAGAGATAcaccagcaagaaggagagccactgaaggattacgtccagcgctttatgcgagcagcagctggagccaaaacagtgggagataagggcaagatgatggccctaactgcaagagttaggcgtcgtacacctttgtggagtagcctcataaaacatggagttaagactactcaagaattcttggatcgagctgatcggtacatcaagctcgaggatgctatcgccagcgagggaaagcccccaggcaaagataaggggactgccgaacccgccaaagccgctaatgggtcaaaacccaacggcaaaggcaacgggaacggcaatggctatggcaagaatggggggaagcgatcccataatgaaccttccacctctgaaaataaatgcgctaagggcaatcgttatgaaccgtggttcaccaactacactgtccttgtcgagtctcgaggagaggtgtatctggccacgagttctagtgtgccttacaaaagacccgctcccattcgaaaggatatttcgaagaaagatactaccaagttctatcgttatcataacgactacggacacgatacaaacgagtgcaaccaactaaaagatgaaatcgagttccttatcagacaaggacacttgaggagatacgtacgggtcttgggaacttcccaacgagaggctccaggtggcaatgagcaggcgcctgcacgccaacgctcgccacctttgcagcctgattccgtagctggcactttactcaccatctgtggaggcccgcaccttgcgggaaacagcggaaaggcgaGGGAGCGATATGCTCAGACCctactgttagagaatatatattattgctcaatggaattatggaaaaaccaaatacaactctatgcaaaaatacatggacaagataatattgattataaaagtattacaactctattgctcaaaatacaagtaactagaaagatgtagaagaagaagattacaaacttaatactataacaatacaagtaaataagaagaacaaaagaatgaaaacacaaacaaactctcacaaaaccaaagtgtagagtagtggggatcaccaacttgaacaaggttcaagacttttgtccaaaagcttatttccccctattctctaagcactaagggatctctctaggaaataactactgggaataatcaagcctcaaggtgtatttttcagccaagtgctttgtggatgaaaaattgtgtgtcttacaagtgagcattaggctcctatttatagagttttgagacaccctttgaatttcaaattccaccaacccccatggctgttaccaatgattaatttgatgttttatggaattaaaatagagatttgggagttacttggctgttggaaacgttcaaaattggataaaaactgaaattcaaagaagctgtcagccactagggccgcgacgcttgttccaggcgccgcggccctcagtcaagttcagcaacaaatttttttagttttttccaaaatgttccaatttattcccacttgattttgtaacttccatacacaatatgagagttaaaatcacatctctatcaaccatttctcatatggctttatgaaatccaatctcaaatgtgtaacatataatatacacattattgggtaatatttgggagttacaaatttgtaactccaaaatatgtcacatttggacacacacatgtgtccaattttgtgactctcaataatatgttacaaggtgtgacaaatgacATTTGTGTGAcgaatcacattttgtcacattatttaatctaatattatattatatgaaataatataacacctactccacgaccaggacatcgagatgatgactgtggaggaccgggcatcaaagaaggctcggtcagaggacggtgaaataaccttctctgatggcgacgcccagcatgtccggttcccgcattccgatccgctggtcgtggatgttcaaattgccaacatgatggtgaagagagtgctagtcgatacaggaagctcagtaaacatcctgtacaagtcttcgttggaacacatgaagttgtccgtcaaggacttggagccctgcaaccaaacaatttacggcttctctggtgagggactcgccctaacggggtcaatcagacttccggtaacagcaggtacagcgcctgctactaGAAATTtgctcgctactttcatagtagtcaattgtccttcgacgtacaacgctgtaatcggaaggcccatactggttgaccttcgggccgtcacctcagtatgacacctagccatgaaattcccgacaggcgcaggggtaggacgcatgttgggaaatcagagggaagcaagggagtgctacaatgcctcagtcacaaaggcaaagaagggaacgttgcagatggccattgatacacaagcccaatccggtgatggagtcaccaaatagggtgttgcccaaagtgaggatagagatttagatcctcgctttggggattttgaggaagttgttggacccgtcgaggaccttgaagaggtccaacttgacgaaaaagattcgaccagagttgtaaaggccggtaaaaatttagaagtaacaacgaagcacgcactggtggaatttttgagaaagaaccaggaagtttttgcctggtcacataaagacatggctgggatagatcctgcagtcattagccatgtcctgaacgttgacaaaagttttccacccgtgcaacagaaaagaaggctgctcgataaggacagatcgaaagccttaaaagaggaagttgaaagactgaaggagaatgggttcatcagggtggcgttttatccatcatgggtctctaatccagtactagttcccaagctgtaatgccccgaatttcctaataagggttaggaccttgattaggaggccaggagggccataattgagttatgatgctatttaatgatcatatgcatgtttatgtgaattatattattatatgatgataaatgcgtgcatatgggagtatttataattataagggtattttggtaatttgaccgctgtgggcgtaattgtgtattttgggtgcatgtttgtgattaattaatatagccacagtATAAGGTagattggttcgagctagtcgGCATGAAACGATCATGGAATGTAAGTggtcggtctagtcataacgggtttaagtccggggctcggggtgagtctcggggtgaatttaatgattagagcattaccggaaattaaagggtaatgtgatatggattattggtgtttgaggttattgagaatagcaggactttgagggtgttaattataattaatgaaataggcgcgaaaggacggttttgcccttggtggctgttaaggtgttactttagacctaagggtatttaggtcctttcccctcaaaggatatattagccattaaggctgtagaagagtaacaaaaacagagcttcttttccttctttcccgatagattttcttcctcttttctctttggattttcgagctcagtttgaggaattaagccaaggaaccaagcttagccaagctagggttatgctccaccattgaagagggtgtgttgctgggattgaggtaagtttctagccactagaactcttggttttgctctgttttctaagttaagtttcagctggtttttgggttggaaattTGGGaattggctagggttcttggggttgtggtccctaggacatgtggagatggtatttgggttcatttgggagttaatttgatgtttggaagcttttggattgggttagaaatggtggaatcgatggaaggaaattctgggaattggttggctgaaggtagcgctacagcacccagtgTAGGGCGCCACAACGCTACCTGCAGGGAGGTtgggcggtttgtggttctgtcttgagtgctggggcgctagaagggcagcgctgtagcgctaccctgttccttaagaaccctgttttgagtgtttttaaggttttttggctcggggtttcaatccttaaggcccgggatcgaatttactcactgtgtgggcatgtttcgaggtcccgagagtggggtttagcttaagaccctatctttggtaattttcattaattggagattgttttggttatgactaggtaaccgttaaaggattaaggatcgatcgttctcaggggtcgttcttgttataactctcactcgaaccggagataagaaaactgcaccctgtgtatatgtgacatgcatggctattcttgatgcatattggttgattattaaatgtgacatgcatggctattattgatgtatgttggttgattattaaacgtgacatgcatggctattattggtgcatgttggattgttaaatataatgcatgtgatgcacgagaaacatatgattaggacatgctttgtatactgagtatgatagcctctgtgtttgtgcatggtcctaattgtactagtacctgttaagtaagcatgttgaataccttgtttatggatattggacatatgatatatgtttggtggcatgacttacttgtgtatggcactgacttattagtcagaatcggcaatggtgtcagatccgtctgtgaggctgtgacttattagttaagttcacaatgggttaagcactggtcgtgtttcactgacctgagggtcagaaacggcataagcgtcgaggacgcagggccgaatgaatattagatctaatcgatatcagcattgaatggctctatggcattaatgctggaccgaccctaaagtcgatgaacttataagcgcttggttagtctgagactagttactgagagccagggcatagggccccggtgactatctgtcacatggctagggaacgttgttccacagttacgactctagagtcgggagggtgatagccgtcaataggttacttgggaaccgaaaagccgtgattagataggggtaggtcactttttccaagaatgcacgaactactctgacagatctggtggggtaatcgaagagtcgttttccttaaagtttatttattgttggtcgtaataaataaacttggggggcaaatgttatccaaaaaacaggcacgggtgacgtggcaggcatttttaaacacgtggctgacacctggcagagttctgttcgaccatcgaccagtaagatCCTCTTGGCGTAGCGTTTGAGGTTtccttacgaccagcatggtcatACACTCTGCATATTTCAAAATGATCTTGGTGaaatcataatcaattccgagattatctccgatgattcctgattatccgattaattaggagagaatatttgtaacaaatttatgtaatcctccttgagcctataaatagagaaagatagttcaaggaagggacttttggcttttagttaattgaagttatacacttacgagagaattagagctatcgTATTACGATTATATTGTTTATCCCTCTcaagtttgtgaaactcagagaaccctagttctttgatcactcatttgagatctcatatcaataataacttaagtggatgtaggtcattgcCAATTCTTGGAGCCGAACTACTATAATTtattgtgttctttactgtttttgtcattatatccattccaacacatctatccacatcaagcgttttgactccgtgtcagttgaccaaaacaatgGTCAACAGTATGCACACAtgcaacaaattatttgaaaattattttcgacattgtaaattattcgaaatttcacAAAAGTTAGTACAATACTTGATAAACTACAATATATAGCGtcatacaaaaaaaattgaaattataaaTATCCAAATGTTAAAAACACAAAAGGAGTGCACCTTTTGTTTTCCAAAATGATTTACAATTTATAATGTAAATGAGAAATGAGTTCTTTATCTACATGGTTCtttgtttaatttatttatttttacaaaaataaaataaaataaagtaataatttatttttgttggtAAATAAATAGGAGAATAAGATTTTTGTTTCCCTCCAATCAGCATTCGCACAAGTCACAAGAGGTACTAAAAACACACCATTTTCTCACTTATCCAATCTAAAATATCGTCTGAAATTCATCAAATTCCctaacaacaacaacagcaacaaccCAAACACTGGTTCACCTTACTCTCTTCCCTCTTCAAAGTCCAACCCCCAAACTCAAGCCCTAACCCTAAACATGGAGCTTGGTTCTTTGTACGACAGATGCATTTGGTCTCCGATTCGCTCTTCCTCTCCCAACCGCCCTCTCTTGGTTCATTCCAGCGTTTCAGTTTCACTTCGGAAGAATCTTACACTTGCCACTTCTTATTCTCGATCATTTCGCCGGAGAAATCTCTGTGCGGCATCGAATTCGGATACTTTGGTCGCTGGGTCGCGAAAGGAGGAGGAGGGGAAGTATCGTGATGTTGCCAGCAAGAAAGAGGAGGATGAGTCTGGGGATTTGAAGTCTTGGATGCACGAGAATGGGCTTCCTCATTGCAAGGTTGTGCTTAAAGAAAAGCCTTCCCTTAACGAGAAGCATAGGCCTATTCACTACGTTGCTGCTAGTGAAAATCTTCAGGTGAATTTCCCAATCTATTTGGTTCTTTGTTTGTATGAATTTTGAATCTATTAGTTCTTTGATGAAACTCGTTGACTTTATCTTTGCAGATTGGGGATGTTGCATTCTCTGTGCCCAATTCCCTGGTTGTAACGCTTGAGAGAGTATTGGGGAACGAGACAATTGGTATGGTGCATTAGTTGTTGTTACTTTATCCtgatttttttttgtctttatcAAGAATGTGACTTTCTTGGCATGACTATATGGGAATGTTTAGTATATTTCTCAGAATGAGAAAACTTTTGTTCTTGTAATGGTCTGAAGAGAAAACACATATTAACAAAATGGAGACAGAGCTATATCTTGTATTAAGTTTTTTGCTCCTGATGCAGCGGAATTGTTAACTACGAATAAATTGTCGGAGCTGGCGTGCTTGGCTTTGTATTTGATGTATGAAAAGAAGCAAGGAAAGAAGTCTTTTTGGTACCCTTATATAAGAGAGCTTGACCGTCAACGAGGGAGGGGACAGTTGGCTGTGGAATCTCCTCTTTTATGGTCGGAAGCCGAACTGGATTACTTGACAGGCAGTCCCACTAAGGTACTTCATTCTTCTGTTCTTACCATTCATTGTAACATGAATGCTGCTACCACTTTCTACATGCATGTAAGTTGAATGGATGCCTTGCTGGTTTAGATGTTTTAGACTACTTTGCGTTAATGTTGAATCAGGCTGAAATTTTTGGAAGGGCTGAAGGAATAAAAAGGGAATATGAAGAGCTTGACACTGTGTGGTTTATGGCTGGGTCTCTTTTTCaggttatttatttatatgttgatAGTGATTGGTATacatacatttatttattttcggTAGATGGTCTGACATACTGAGGTTTTCATTATTGCCTTTTCAGCAATACCCATATGATATTCCTACAGAGGCTTTCTCTTTTGAAATTTTCAAACAAGCTTTTGTTGCTGTGCAGTCATGTGTTGTGCATTTGCAggtagtttttatttatttggttTATTCTAATTTTAATTTCTGTTTCTTTGAATTCAGTATGTTTAATCTTTACAAGATAAACCGATTTGACAGTGTTTATCCATATTCTTCCTGTAACATGTTGTTGGCACCTACTTGGTATACTGGCTTAGTAATATTATGATTGAAGCATGTCAAGAACCTTGTGAATTCATTTTCTGATGCCCCCTCAACCTTGACATGATACTTCCTTCCACGTTTGATTGTATgtttcattatggctttatgacatttttaatatttattttttcactCAGAAAGTCAGCTTGGCTCGTAGGTTTGCTTTGGTCCCTCTTGGACCCCCATTATTAGCTTACAGAAGCAACTGCAGGGCAATGTTAACAGCTGTTGATGGTGCTGTTCAACTTGTGGTTGATCGCCCATATAAGGCTGGAGAATCTATCGCTGTTTGGTATGATATTTTTCTTTAGATGCGATCGTGTAGGTGACAAACAGATTACAAGTTGGCCATTTATTTAATTTCTGATAGTGCAATTTATCACTTTCACATTGCTATCCATTTACCACTTGAGGCTAGCTCAAGTGTTTGTGTGTGAGGGGTTATCTGTTCTTATTCCAGTAAATACATCTACTTTTTAGCATATGTGAAATTGGTATTTTAATGCAGGTGCGGACCACAGCCTAATTCAAAATTGCTTATAAACTATGGATTTGTCGATGAGGATAATTCTAATGACCGCTTGGTTATTGAGGTATAATATGGAAGTCTGTTTACTGTACACAATTCCCTATTTAGGTTAAGTCTTGCTGATTGTTTTTCATGTTGCATTTTCTCTAGGCAGCTTTGAATACTGAGGATCCTCTGTATCAAGAAAAAAGAATGGTTGCTCAGAGGAATGGAAAATTATCCGTGCAAGTTTTTCATGTATGCACATCTAATTTGTTTTCCAGAtaaatgattttatgatttcttttaGTTTGCTGCTTAATACACCTTTTTTTTTCAGGTATATGCTGGAAAGGAAAGAGAAGCTATTTTGGATATGCTTCCATATATTCGATTGGGCTATTTATCAGAACCTTCAGAGATGCAATCTGTTCTCTCTTCTCAGGGTCCAGTTTGTCCAGTaagtaataattattttcatgttacTTTGAAAGAGAAGTAATACATAGAGATTATGGAAATTCGATAAAGTTTTACAAACATACAAATAAACTTGTGATTTTAGACATTTGGTGAAACATACCATACTTTGGTTATTACACACGACTTATAGTTAAAGATggtagatcttttgttttgtttttgttttcttttatccactttattttctttattaagaAGAGGCCAAAATTTAAATCTAATGATAAGTATTGGTAATCAACATAGGTAAGCCCTTGTATGGAACGAGCTGTGTTGGACCAACTTGCTGATTATTTTAGGACTCGCCTAGATGGCTATCCATCTACCTTGAAAGAAGACGAGACTTTGGTAATTTTTGTTTGTCGAACAAGAATGATAGCTTCTATATTATAAGTTATTGTATTACTAATATTTATTGTTACAGTTAGCAGATGGTAATTTGAATCCCAAAAAGCAAGTTGCCACACGGCTTATCATACTAGAAAAGAAAATGCTTCATGCATGCCTGCAGGCAACCGTTGATTATATAAATCAGTTACCAGACCATTCCGTATCTCCCTGTCCAGCTCCTTATGCCCCTTTATTGAAATAAAGGTATTGTGTCAGACTTGCGTTTTGTAACAAATGCATGATTGTGAAAGACATGCAAGTGATTTTTCTCTTGTTTCAGTTCATTTTGATTTGGGATTCTCTTTGCAGAGATCACCTACTCTTTCAAAAGTGTGGAAGTTCTTAAGTACTTGAGCCAGTTGATATGGGGGAAAGTTAACCAGATTTGTTTCTTAAAAATTTCAGGACTGTAAAGTAAGCTATAAATAACTTGTATCTGTTTATAGGACAACGGATTGACAGCACCAggattaggaataataaggttgAAATTTACGAAATAGCTGTCTATGTTTCGAATTTATAGTAGAATTCTGAGTTGAGTTTTTATACATGCCCAGATGCTTTCAACAATGTGTTTTTGTCAGGTCCTAAATATGCACAATCTTATTATTTTGCAGGTAGAGACATAAGAAATCGAGCAGTTTGTTGGATAATCAAGCACTTGAGAGAAATGAGCTATTCCCTTATCATCTATGCTTGTGTGGATAACAAATTGATCCCACATTCGACCCTTATTCCATTCTCTAAGTCTCATCCACTTACATGATATGGCTGCATTCTGCGAGTCCTCCAATCTGGCCATTTAAGTATCAAGGATGTTGATAATTGTGttcactataaaaatcttgttctATTTTTGTAAATGTAAAAGCAAATGATTAGTGCTAATTCAATTGTATTCATTTACTTCTGTACAACTTTGGTGTACCCTTTGGATTTTGGGCTTCGTGCTATTTTTTTTCCTCAGTCCCTGTTTTGAGCAGTCGAGTAAAGAATGTGATTTTGGCTTAATATTTGCTTCAATGCATACTACTAATACAATTGTTATTTTCAATATAATgttattaaatatgaaaaaaaattccaaattgTAGATTACAAAACTGTGAAATATAGCAAAATTCAGAGACCAAAGTGATATTTTGTAATTGATCAAGTATGCTATACAATTTGACAAAGAAAATAGCATTTGTACTCGAGAACAACTGTGTACAATATGCCATAATTTGTATTGAAAGAAAATTTTGTGCTATATgctaacttaatttttttttccttttcttataCCCAAAGAATAAAGAAAATGAGATCACAAACTCAACTTAGTTCTCCACATATCTCCAATGACCTTCTTTGGTTGTGGATTATCTGGGCCTCTGTCCCGCTGTCCAGATGTAAAATACAAGTAACCATTCCAAAAACCAGCTAATGTGGTCTTCACTCGATAAGGAAGCTTTCCAATCACTGACCATGTCTGTTTAGTTTATAGAAAACAAGTATATTTGCAATGAGCAACCTcagaaagatatatatatatatgtgtgtatatactTATACAAGTGAATCAGGTAAAGCAATCTGATAAATACCAGTGAGTCTAGATGAAATTGGAAGACCTCTCCTACAAGCATCATCCTTTTGGTCACTGGGTGTTTCTCTGTTGTGCCTCCAGTGATTATTATTGAATTGTTGACTAGTACCCAAGCACACTCTATATGAGAATTGGGCTTTGGCATAGGAGGAAGAACTTTCCACTTCATTTCATCATCTAGCATATATACATCATCATAAACCACCTGAGAAAAATGTAAACAAGATTATTTCATGGCTAGGGAGACAAAAGACAGATTGTAGTCTTTGCAATGCTAAGTTAATAGTAACTATACCTCGTGTCTGCGTGAGCACTTGAAGATAGGTGACCCTGGTTTGGCCATGAAATCACCTTCTTGGCCACCAATGACAAAAAGGCGATCATTAACTACAACACATGCCCTGTTGAAAAGATTGAATCTTAGAGAAACTCTTCTCATGATAATACATAAATgaatgatgatgatggtgatgatgatgatgatgatggtgatgatgatgatgatgatgaatcaAGGAAGAGATCAAACACCTATGAGGGCCGCCACGGGGAATAGGAACTTCATTTCGCCATTGTTTCTCCAATACTTTGCCATCCTTTACAGCAATACTCCAGTGCTCCAGTCCTGGTGTGTGTCGATTCTCTTTACTCCCTCCCATTACATGAAGTCTCCCTCTCCATATTTGAGTTGCTGGAGCATACCTGCAATTTTCTCATACTCAGAAAATCTCTCAAGAAACTAACAACTCACCTCTTAAACTAACACAATTAAGAAAGTACATACATTGAATATATAATATCATAGCTTACAAATTAACCAAGCATAACATGTAGCAATGTAATGAGCAATCACAAACAGGACATTGATTAAATGATTAGGCATGTGATTTGTACCCGGAAGTTTAGGGTTTGATTGGTATAGtttttaaaaacttgaaaacagtGGTAACTACAAGAATAATTGATTGGTAAaatggttttgaaaataaaattcaaatcaatgttctaattttgtgttttaaaataaaaaacaataaaattatgtTTTCTCTGATTCCAAATCATTGTATCCTAAaatactaaaatactacaaggctatcatttatttttttatattttcagatTCCCTACCAATCACAtcttcagttttttaaaactcaaaaacagtttttAGACACTGAgccaattatattttcaaaaacaTGTTTTCAGACTATAAATTCAGATTTTGATTTCACAAACATACTTTTGAAAATGTAGTTTTtcaatcgcgaaccaatcaggcCTTAGAGGTTCGAGTCCCTCCAAGTATCTACATTATGCATAGCAATTGTTATAGTTTTCTAGTCCCCAAATACTGTAGGATGTAGGATTAGGTGGGGAGCATAGATTTTAAAAATAATGGAAATGAGTACTCAGCTTACAGACAGTAACAATAGACAAAGAACTAACTGGTAATAAGTAGAGTAACTGGTGATCTTATAAGTGAGTTGATATCACATTGAATTGAATTTTGATGTGGATAGCAGCATGGCATCATATGTAGCAATGTGATTAGGAACATTACCGAGGAGAAGGTAGAGGAGGCATAGTGCTCCATTTCTTGGTCTCAGTATCCAGCACAAAAGAACGAGCTGTGGGGCCTCTACACTGTGGACCATACTGTCCAGACACAACATATATGTATCTACCATCAGTTACCACTCCCAAATGTGAATGAGCCATTTCTTTTGGCATATCAAACCTCTCTGTCCACTTGTTATCAGTGAAGTTGAACACATCAACATGAGAATGcaccttaaaacatcaaaacccagAACCCATTTTGGACAGTGTCAACATTCATGTCAAATTCAATCACTGAACTGATTTTGTAAGAATCTGAAATTGGATGAAAAAGAGAAGCTTACATAATCAAGTGAGCCATACCCTGCAAAAACGTATAGAAGATTCTTGATCTGTACTGAATATCCATCAAGGCGA
It encodes the following:
- the LOC133817123 gene encoding kelch repeat-containing protein At3g27220-like, giving the protein MGRFVHKHNIPSSSSSSSSSKKLVFFISISTLLTVAVITNFLWASSSSIIKTTTTYWAVEKTEIIVVPEENSHNATRLSHLESKKDSVKDKKNLLLSATFADLPAPDLPWEEMPPAPVPRLDGYSVQIKNLLYVFAGYGSLDYVHSHVDVFNFTDNKWTERFDMPKEMAHSHLGVVTDGRYIYVVSGQYGPQCRGPTARSFVLDTETKKWSTMPPLPSPRYAPATQIWRGRLHVMGGSKENRHTPGLEHWSIAVKDGKVLEKQWRNEVPIPRGGPHRACVVVNDRLFVIGGQEGDFMAKPGSPIFKCSRRHEVVYDDVYMLDDEMKWKVLPPMPKPNSHIECAWVLVNNSIIITGGTTEKHPVTKRMMLVGEVFQFHLDSLTWSVIGKLPYRVKTTLAGFWNGYLYFTSGQRDRGPDNPQPKKVIGDMWRTKLSL
- the LOC133817122 gene encoding uncharacterized protein LOC133817122 encodes the protein MELGSLYDRCIWSPIRSSSPNRPLLVHSSVSVSLRKNLTLATSYSRSFRRRNLCAASNSDTLVAGSRKEEEGKYRDVASKKEEDESGDLKSWMHENGLPHCKVVLKEKPSLNEKHRPIHYVAASENLQIGDVAFSVPNSLVVTLERVLGNETIAELLTTNKLSELACLALYLMYEKKQGKKSFWYPYIRELDRQRGRGQLAVESPLLWSEAELDYLTGSPTKAEIFGRAEGIKREYEELDTVWFMAGSLFQQYPYDIPTEAFSFEIFKQAFVAVQSCVVHLQKVSLARRFALVPLGPPLLAYRSNCRAMLTAVDGAVQLVVDRPYKAGESIAVWCGPQPNSKLLINYGFVDEDNSNDRLVIEAALNTEDPLYQEKRMVAQRNGKLSVQVFHVYAGKEREAILDMLPYIRLGYLSEPSEMQSVLSSQGPVCPVSPCMERAVLDQLADYFRTRLDGYPSTLKEDETLLADGNLNPKKQVATRLIILEKKMLHACLQATVDYINQLPDHSVSPCPAPYAPLLK